GAATGTCTGCTGTCATGGATCAGTATGGAGTCGTCGCTGTCGGTCCGAATCACGAGAAGGACACGAGTCGGGCCTGCTCGCGTGTCTACTCACGTACTACGGCGACGACGCGCATATGTGAGCCAGGCGTGTCTCGGTTGAAAAAGGTTGCTCTCCGCCCGGTCTCCGATCGAAATCGCTAACGGAGTGGCCCCCACACGGAGAGCCATGGAACTTGGGGTAATCGGACTCGGACGCATGGGGCAGATCGTCGTGGACCGGGTCCTCGACGCCGGGCACGACGTGGTGGCCTTCGACATCGACGAGGCGGCCCGGGCGAGCGCTGATGAGATGGGGGCCGAGACCGTCGACTCGATCCCGGCCGTGGCCGAGTCGCTGTCCCCGACGCGATACGTCTGGCTGATGGTGCCGGCCGGTGATCCCGTCGACGCCGCGCTGGACGAACTCGCGCCGCATCTCGACGCCGATGACGTGGTAATCGACGGCGGCAACTCCCACTTCGAGGACTCGATCGACCGGGCCGAGCGCATCGAGCCGACGTATCTCGATTGTGGAACCAGCGGCGGGCCGGCCGGGGCCGAACTCGGCTTCTCGCTCATGGTCGGCGGCGAAAAAGGGGCCTACGACGACCTCGAACCGGTCTTCGACGCGGTCGCGACGGGTCCGGAGGGCCACGAACTGATGGGCCCCTCGGGGGCCGGTCACTACGTGAAGATGGTCCACAACGGCATCGAGTACGCGCTCATGCAGGCTTACGGCGAGGGGTTCGAACTTCTGGCCGAGGGCCGCTACGATCTCGATCTTGAAGACATCGCCCGCACCTGGACCAACGGGGCGGTCGTGCGCTCCTGGCTGCTCGAGTTGGCCGAGGAGTCCTTCCGCGAGGAGGGCTCGGATCTGGGGGACGTGGCCGACCACGTCGCCGGTGGCTCGACCGGCACCTGGACGGTCCAGGAGTCCCTCGAACAGGAAGTCCCACTGCCCCTGATCTATCAGGCCCTCGCGGAGCGCTTTAACTCCCGCTCCGGGCCGCGACTCTCCCGCCGGCTGGCCAATCGACTGCGCTACGGCTTCGGTCGCCACGAGATCAAACGGCAGTGAGTGGTGGGATCGGAACCCCCAAAGTGATCGCTGGTCTTCTGTGGGATAATGTCACAATCCGATTCGGATGGTGAGGCCCTGACCGCCAAGCCCATCGAGCCGAGTGCCCCCGAGGAGTTCGGG
This region of Halodesulfurarchaeum sp. HSR-GB genomic DNA includes:
- the gnd gene encoding phosphogluconate dehydrogenase (NAD(+)-dependent, decarboxylating); the protein is MELGVIGLGRMGQIVVDRVLDAGHDVVAFDIDEAARASADEMGAETVDSIPAVAESLSPTRYVWLMVPAGDPVDAALDELAPHLDADDVVIDGGNSHFEDSIDRAERIEPTYLDCGTSGGPAGAELGFSLMVGGEKGAYDDLEPVFDAVATGPEGHELMGPSGAGHYVKMVHNGIEYALMQAYGEGFELLAEGRYDLDLEDIARTWTNGAVVRSWLLELAEESFREEGSDLGDVADHVAGGSTGTWTVQESLEQEVPLPLIYQALAERFNSRSGPRLSRRLANRLRYGFGRHEIKRQ